The DNA region AACCTAAAAATAAGTTTATACTATTCGTTGTTAAGGAGGGGTATGTTTTGTTAAAAATGTTTACAACCCAGTTGACCGGTTTGTTTAAGAGAATTGAAGAGAAAGAGGAATTTTCCTTTGAGGATGGTGCACGTTTGCTTGCGCAGGCACCCGTTGGCGATGGAAGTATTTATATTTTTGGCACGAACGAAATGAAGGCTATTGCGCATGAAGCATTAGAAGGTGCTGAGCCGTTTGCAAACGCGAAGCTCTTTACTGCAATTGATGAGTTAACGATAGCTGACAGAGTGCTGCTGTTCACAAGGACGTCCAGTGATAAGAAGGCGATAGAACTTGCAGCTCAGCTTCAGGAAAAAGAAGTGCCGTTTGTTGCAGTATCTACGGATACGGATGGACAGTTAACCGGGCTTGCGGATGTCCACATTAATTTGCGGTTGACGAAGGCCTTGCTCCCGGATGATAGCGGGAATCGTTATGGCTATCCTTCATTAATGGCAGCCTTGTTTGTCTATTATGGATTAAAATTTACGATTGATGAGATTTTAGCAGAGTATGATGAGTAAAAACAGCCTTTTGTTGAGGCTGTTTTTTTGATTTGTCCAGTAGACCTTCTTAAAGACATTTCACTCAATCCTTGAACTAGTTTTGTCTTTAATAACCCCTCTTAAAGACATTCCACCAATCCTTGAACACGTTTTGTCTTTAATTGGTCTTCTTAAAGACATTTCACTCAATCCTTGAACACATTTTGTCCTTAATACCCCCTCTTAAAGACATTTCACTCAATCCTTGAACACATTTTGTCCTTAATTGGTCTTCTTAAAGACATTTCACTCAATCCTTGAACACATTTTGTCCTTAATACCCCTTCTTAAGGACATTTCACTCAATCCTTGAACACATTTTGTCCTTAATACCCCCTCTTAAAGACATTCCACTCAATCCTTGGACATGTTTTGTCTTTAATAACCCCTCTTAAAGACATTCCACCAATCCTTGAACACATTTTGTCCTTAATACCCCTTCTTAAAGACATTTCACTCAATCCTTGAACACATTTTGTCCTTAATACCCCCTCTTAAAGACATTTCACTCAATCCTTGGACATGTTTTGTCTTTAATAACCCCTCTTAAAGACATTCCACCAATCCTTGAACACATTTTGTCCTTAATACCCCTTCTTAAAGACATTTCACTCAATCCTTGAACGCATTTTGTCCTCAACCCCCGTTGCCACAGCCTATGGAAAACAAAACAACCAAAAAGCCAGTCCCCCCAAAGAGAACTGGCTAAAAAACTTTATTTTTGAATCGTTGCTTTAATAAAGTCGCGGAAAAGCGGCTGCGGACGGGTTGGTCTTGAAACAAATTCCGGATGGAACTGTGACGCAACAAACCATGGGTGATCCTTAAGCTCGATGATTTCAACTAAACGGCCATCTGGGCTTGTACCAGAGAAAATAAACCCGGCATTCTCCATCTCTTGACGATAGAAATTATTGAACTCATAGCGATGACGGTGACGCTCGTAGACAACCTCATCATGATATGCTTCAAACGCTTTGGTTCCTTCAATGATCCGGCATGGATAAAGACCAAGTCTTAATGTTCCGCCCAGGTCCTCAATGTCCTTTTGTTCCGGCAGTAAATCAATCATTGGAAATTTTGTATTTGGATCAAACTCTGTTGAGTGTGCACCTTCATACCCCAGAACATTGCGCGCAAACTCAATCGTTGCCAATTGCATACCTAAGCATATGCCAAGGAACGGTCTTTTCGTTTCACGGGCATAGCGTGTGGCGTGGATTTTCCCTTCAATTCCCCGGTCGCCAAATCCGCCAGGAACAAGAATACCATCGACATCACGCAAAAGCTCATCCACATTTTCAGCCGTCACGTGCTCGGCATTAATCCACTTAATTTCAACATCCGTATCAAACGTATAACCTGCATGCTTCATAGCTTCGACAACAGAGATGTAAGCATCCTGAAGTTCAACATATTTCCCAACAAGACCAATGCGTGTTTTTTTAGAAAGATTCTTTACACGGTCAACAAGGGCTGTCCATTCTGTCATTTCTGCTTCAGGAGTAACTAACTTCAAGTGGTCACAAACAATTTGATCCATATGTTGCTCTTGAAGGGCAAGCGGAATCGAATAAAGCGTGTCGGCATCCATACATTCAATGACCGAATTTGCATCTATATCACAGAATAAGGCAATTTTATCCTTCATATCCTGTGAAACCGGCATTTCATTACGTACGACAATAATATTCGGCTGAATACCAAGGCTACGCAACTCTTTAACACTGTGCTGTGTTGGTTTAGTCTTCATTTCGCCGGCTGCTTTAATGTAAGGAATTAACGTACAGTGAATGTACATCACATTATCAGCGCCGACATCACTTTTTATTTGGCGAATCGCTTCCAGGAATGGCAGTGATTCAATGTCACCGACTGTCCCGCCAATTTCCGTTATGATCACGTCTGCCTTCGTTTCATTTCCGGCACGGAAAATTCGTTCCTTAATTTCATTTGTGATATGCGGAATAACCTGAACCGTTCCGCCTAAGTATTCACCGCGGCGCTCTTTTCTTAACACAGTAGAATAGATTCTACCTGTCGTTACGTTGCTATACTTGTTCAAATTAATATCAATAAACCGCTCGTAATGACCTAAGTCCAAATCCGTCTCCGCACCATCGTCGGTAACGAACACTTCCCCATGCTGGTAAGGGCTCATCGTTCCCGGATCAACGTTGATGTATGGATCACATTTCTGAATGGTTACGCTAAGTCCGCGATTTTTCAATAACCTTCCTAAAGAAGCAGCAGTAATCCCTTTTCCTAGGGATGAAACCACTCCGCCTGTTACAAAAATATACTTTGTCATAAAATAAATCCTCCTCAAAATCAGTTTGTGCAATATCCCGTTAGTTTAAGGCTTCTTTTATAAAAAATTTTAAAATAAAGAAGTCTCGGCAAAATGCCGAGAGAGCATGTTTAAAATAAAAAAATAAAAAAGCGCCCCTATAAGGGAGCGCTTATTAGCTAATTAATGATCCGTTCCTTTTTTAAGGAGCCCAAAAGTGATTCTACAAGGGGAAGAATAAAAAGTCAAGTCGCTTTTAAAGTTCTTCTTCATCCTCTACTTCTTCTACTTCCAGTTCTTCTTCCAAATCATCGTCTAGATCATCATCGTCTTCATCTAAATCAATGACTGCCTCATCTTCAATGACATCTTCATCAATATCATCAATCAGGTCGTCTTCAAGAAGATCATCATCGTCTTCATCGTCATCATCATCGTCTAGCAGATCATCTTCATCGTCCGCAAAATCATCGAGGTCATCAAGATCATCATATTCTTCTTCTTCAATCTCATCGAAATCATCGACGACAGCGGCTTTCTTTTTCGCCTTTTTCTTCTTAGGTTTTACAACCGTTACGACTTCTTCCTCTTGCGTATCCACTGGATACCAAACGCGAAGTCCCCAACGATTATCCCCTAAGGAGAGGAAACGGCCATCAATATTAACGTCGGTGTATAATTGTGCAATTCTAGTTTTCATTTCCTTATCTGAAACCCCTGCTGCTGATTGAATCTCTTTTACTAAATCATTAAAGGCAATCGGCTGCTTACTGTTTACTAAAAATTCGTAAGCCATCTCTATGAGTGATAATTCCTTTAATTGCTCTTTTGAGAACTGTTTTAAACTCAATTTCGGCACTTCCTTTCTCTATTTAACACCCTGCTAGAGTGATAACGGCCATTTAGGAAGGATTTCTCCTATGTATAGCGTAAGTTCCTAGGAAAAAAAAACTCTTTCCCTCCAAGGCGCTTGGCGCATTTCCTATAAAAAGACATATTCTTCATTATAAACAAATTTCTGCCGTTTATGCTAGTTCTATCTGCTGTTTCTCCCGATTTTTTCCGGCTCTGCTTTTTTATCCTCTGATTTGTTGACTTCTTTGAGCGCTTTCATCTCCTTAATTGCCAATACTAGAAAGAACATTGCTAGTAATAGAAATGAAATCGCCCCTAGCGAATGTGTATAGAGATAATACAATGGCCAGGCACTGATTAGTAATACTATGATTATCCGACTTACTCTCATCTGTCAACACCGCCCTGGACCTCTTTTTGTATGTATGTTTGCTTATTTCACCCACATTAAGGCTTAAGTTCCACTATATTATATATAAAAAGAAAGCAAATTTAGCATATTAAAAAAAATATTTTTTATAGTAAAAGACAATGACTCCAACCGAGCCATTGTCTTTTATATAGTTTACATATTTCTGCGGTATTGTCCGCCTACTTCGTATAGTGCTCTTGTAATTTGCCCGAGGCTGGCGACTTTGACCGTTTCCATTAATTGCGCAAAAATATTTTCGTTATTGACGGCAGCTGCTTTTAAACGTTTTAGTGCTTCGTCGGTTTCTGCGGCGCGCGTTTCCTGGAACGCGCGTAAATTATGGATCTGCAATTCCTTTTCTTCCTTTGACGCTCTCGCTAATTCCATATTATTGACGTCATCTTCAGAAGGTGGATTTGGATTTAAATACGTATTCACGCCGATGATTGGCAGCTCGCCCGTATGTTTTTTCATTTCATAGTACATCGATTCGTCCTGGATTTTTCCGCGCTGATATTGTGTTTCCATCGAACCAAGCACACCGCCGCGATCGTTCAAGCGCTCGAATTCCTGAAGAACCGCTTCCTCGACTAGGTCTGTCAGCTCTTCAACAATAAATGCCCCTTGGAGCGGATTTTCATTCTTCGTTAACCCATGCTCTTTTGTAATAATCATTTGAATCGCCATCGCCCGGCGCACCGATTCCTCGGTTGGCGTAGTAATTGCCTCATCATATGCATTAGTATGAAGCGAATTACAGTTATCATGCAGCGCCATCAAAGCCTGAAGGCTCGTGCGGATATCATTAAAATCAATTTCCTGTGCATGCAGCGAACGGCCAGAGGTTTGAATATGGTACTTCAGTTTTTGGCTACGCTCGTTCGCGCCATATTTATCCCGCATCACCGTTGCCCAAATCCGCCGTGCTACCCGACCAATGACGGTATACTCAGGATCCAGACCATTCGAGAAAAAGAATGATAGGTTTGGCGCAAAGTCATCAATTTTCATCCCGCGGCTTAAATAATACTCGACATAGGTAAAACCATTTGAGAGCGTAAACGCAAGCTGTGAAATCGGGTTTGCTCCTGCCTCGGCAATATGGTAGCCCGAAATCGAGACAGAATAATAATTACGCACCTGTTTCTCAATGAAATATTCCTGAATATCGCCCATCATCCGTAGCGCAAATTCTGTTGAGAAAATACAGGTGTTCTGGCCTTGGTCTTCTTTTAAAATATCAGCCTGCACCGTACCACGGACGGTTTTTAGCGTATATGCCTTCACTTCTAAAAACTCCTCAACGGTTAACACACGGCCAAGCTCATCTTCTCTTTTCTTTACTTGCTGATCAATGGCTGTATTCATGAACATTGCTAAAATAATCGGCGCCGGTCCATTGATTGTCATCGAAACCGATGTTGAAGGATGGCAAAGATCAAAGCCGTCATAAAGCTTTTTCATATCATCTAAGGTACAAACGTTAACCCCACTTTCACCGACCTTGCCATAAATGTCGGGACGGTAATCAGGATCCTCACCGTACAGGGTTACAGAGTCAAAGGCGGTACTTAGGCGTTTGGCCGGATCATCCTTCGACAAATAGTGGAAACGGCGATTCGTCCGTTCTGGCGTGCCTTCTCCAGCAAACTGGCGCCTTGGATCTTCTCCTTCCCGTTTGAACGGGAATACTCCTGCGGTATAAGGGTATGATCCAGGGACATTTTCACGATACACCCATTTTAAAATTTCACCGTAATCCTTATATTTTGGCAATGCCACTTTCGGAATATCCAGTCCTGATAGGCTCTTTGTTTTTAAAACAGTGATGATTTCTTTGTCGCGAATTCTCGTCACGAATTTGTCGCTCTTGTAGTCTGCGGTTAACTTTTCCCAGCCATCAAGAATCCGTTTTGATTCTGCCGATAATTTACTATCTGTTTCCTGCTTGATTGCTTCTAGAGAGGCAATCACTTCACCATTCGAGTCTTGTTCTTTGACTGCCAGGATAGCACCTTCCAGCTGGAATAACTTTCGGGCAATATTCGCTTGCTCTTCCGCCTTCTTATGATGGTTGCGGACAGTTTCTGATATTTCCCGCAAATAATAACGGCGGTCTGTTGGAATGATCACATTCTGCTTTTCCACTAATGCATCTTTAGAAAAGGAAGTATTCCAATCGCTACCTGTTTTTTGATTTATTTGTTCAATTAAAGCAGCAAATAAGGCATTTGTTCCAGCGTCATTGAACTGGCTGGCAATCGTCCCGTAAACAGGCATTTCAGAAGCATCTTTTTCAAAGAGCATATGACTTCGCTGATACTGCTTTTGTACCTGCCTTAAGGCATCCTCCGAGCCTTTGCGCTCAAATTTATTAATGACAATTAAGTCGGCAAAATCAATCATATCGATTTTTTCAAGCTGGGATGGTGCCCCAAATTCACTTGTCATCACGTATAGTGACACATCACAAATTTCGGTAATTTGAGCATCCCCTTGGCCAATTCCACTAGTTTCAACGATAACAAGGTCAAA from Neobacillus sp. FSL H8-0543 includes:
- a CDS encoding DUF2529 domain-containing protein, with protein sequence MLKMFTTQLTGLFKRIEEKEEFSFEDGARLLAQAPVGDGSIYIFGTNEMKAIAHEALEGAEPFANAKLFTAIDELTIADRVLLFTRTSSDKKAIELAAQLQEKEVPFVAVSTDTDGQLTGLADVHINLRLTKALLPDDSGNRYGYPSLMAALFVYYGLKFTIDEILAEYDE
- a CDS encoding CTP synthase, with translation MTKYIFVTGGVVSSLGKGITAASLGRLLKNRGLSVTIQKCDPYINVDPGTMSPYQHGEVFVTDDGAETDLDLGHYERFIDINLNKYSNVTTGRIYSTVLRKERRGEYLGGTVQVIPHITNEIKERIFRAGNETKADVIITEIGGTVGDIESLPFLEAIRQIKSDVGADNVMYIHCTLIPYIKAAGEMKTKPTQHSVKELRSLGIQPNIIVVRNEMPVSQDMKDKIALFCDIDANSVIECMDADTLYSIPLALQEQHMDQIVCDHLKLVTPEAEMTEWTALVDRVKNLSKKTRIGLVGKYVELQDAYISVVEAMKHAGYTFDTDVEIKWINAEHVTAENVDELLRDVDGILVPGGFGDRGIEGKIHATRYARETKRPFLGICLGMQLATIEFARNVLGYEGAHSTEFDPNTKFPMIDLLPEQKDIEDLGGTLRLGLYPCRIIEGTKAFEAYHDEVVYERHRHRYEFNNFYRQEMENAGFIFSGTSPDGRLVEIIELKDHPWFVASQFHPEFVSRPTRPQPLFRDFIKATIQK
- the rpoE gene encoding DNA-directed RNA polymerase subunit delta, with the translated sequence MSLKQFSKEQLKELSLIEMAYEFLVNSKQPIAFNDLVKEIQSAAGVSDKEMKTRIAQLYTDVNIDGRFLSLGDNRWGLRVWYPVDTQEEEVVTVVKPKKKKAKKKAAVVDDFDEIEEEEYDDLDDLDDFADDEDDLLDDDDDDEDDDDLLEDDLIDDIDEDVIEDEAVIDLDEDDDDLDDDLEEELEVEEVEDEEEL
- the icmF gene encoding fused isobutyryl-CoA mutase/GTPase IcmF; translated protein: MTKNQSYQPKHHIRFVTASSLFDGHDASINIMRRILQASGAEVIHLGHNRSVEEVVNAAIQEDAQGIAISSYQGGHVEYFKYMYDLLKEKGAPNIRIYGGGGGVIIPREINELHDYGISWIFSPEDGRKLGLQGMINRMLEECDFSTVSANTVEQIELLPTGDINAVAKLITLAELHVDKNREAAAAAESLLEKVKELSQEVPVVGITGTGGAGKSSLTDELIRRFINELPDKKVAILSVDPTKQKTGGALLGDRIRMNAIFSPNVYMRSLATRASRSELSLAIKDAVAVVKAAGFDLVIVETSGIGQGDAQITEICDVSLYVMTSEFGAPSQLEKIDMIDFADLIVINKFERKGSEDALRQVQKQYQRSHMLFEKDASEMPVYGTIASQFNDAGTNALFAALIEQINQKTGSDWNTSFSKDALVEKQNVIIPTDRRYYLREISETVRNHHKKAEEQANIARKLFQLEGAILAVKEQDSNGEVIASLEAIKQETDSKLSAESKRILDGWEKLTADYKSDKFVTRIRDKEIITVLKTKSLSGLDIPKVALPKYKDYGEILKWVYRENVPGSYPYTAGVFPFKREGEDPRRQFAGEGTPERTNRRFHYLSKDDPAKRLSTAFDSVTLYGEDPDYRPDIYGKVGESGVNVCTLDDMKKLYDGFDLCHPSTSVSMTINGPAPIILAMFMNTAIDQQVKKREDELGRVLTVEEFLEVKAYTLKTVRGTVQADILKEDQGQNTCIFSTEFALRMMGDIQEYFIEKQVRNYYSVSISGYHIAEAGANPISQLAFTLSNGFTYVEYYLSRGMKIDDFAPNLSFFFSNGLDPEYTVIGRVARRIWATVMRDKYGANERSQKLKYHIQTSGRSLHAQEIDFNDIRTSLQALMALHDNCNSLHTNAYDEAITTPTEESVRRAMAIQMIITKEHGLTKNENPLQGAFIVEELTDLVEEAVLQEFERLNDRGGVLGSMETQYQRGKIQDESMYYEMKKHTGELPIIGVNTYLNPNPPSEDDVNNMELARASKEEKELQIHNLRAFQETRAAETDEALKRLKAAAVNNENIFAQLMETVKVASLGQITRALYEVGGQYRRNM